The genomic DNA TGGGCGGTTTCAACGTGATCGTCAACAATGCCGGGGTCGCGCCTTCCACGCCAATTGAGTCGATCACCCCGGAAATTGTCGACAAAGTTTACAACATCAACGTCAAAGGGGTTATCTGGGGTATCCAGGCCGCCATTGACGCCTTCCGTAAAGAAGGGCACGGCGGCAAGATCATCAACGCCTGTTCACAGGCAGGCCATACCGGGAACCCTGAACTGGCGGTCTACAGTTCCAGTAAGTTTGCGGTACGCGGGTTAACCCAGACGGCGGCACGTGATCTTGCGCCATTAGGGATCACCGTTAACGCTTACTGCCCGGGCATCGTCAAAACGCCGATGTGGGCGGAAATTGACCGCCAGGTCTCCGAAGCGGCGGGTAAACCGCTCGGCTACGGCACTGAAACGTTT from Enterobacter ludwigii includes the following:
- a CDS encoding (S)-acetoin forming diacetyl reductase: MQKVALVTGSGQGIGKAIALRLVKDGFAVAIADYNEETAKAVADEIVRNGGKAVAVKVDVSSREQVFAAVEKARTALGGFNVIVNNAGVAPSTPIESITPEIVDKVYNINVKGVIWGIQAAIDAFRKEGHGGKIINACSQAGHTGNPELAVYSSSKFAVRGLTQTAARDLAPLGITVNAYCPGIVKTPMWAEIDRQVSEAAGKPLGYGTETFAKRITLGRLSEPEDVAACVSYLAGPDSDYMTGQSLLIDGGMVFN